Proteins encoded within one genomic window of Tolypothrix bouteillei VB521301:
- a CDS encoding DUF2721 domain-containing protein has product MSAETTARIIQTIIAPTVLITACAIILNGIIGQYNTIGSRLSSLAHERLELLQKNAFEDFLGRERLQEIDIQLPTLGHRYRLLQYTALIIHASVMIFLLTMVAIAISVSLSSQWFASSAVILFFSGILVLILGLLLIAIEIRISHKAVCYEVKRISALCNSMNWDSSYSAKE; this is encoded by the coding sequence ATGTCTGCTGAAACTACCGCTCGTATCATTCAAACCATCATTGCTCCTACGGTACTGATTACAGCTTGCGCGATTATCCTTAATGGAATCATAGGACAGTACAATACCATTGGGAGTCGTTTAAGTTCGTTGGCACACGAGCGCCTGGAATTGTTGCAAAAAAATGCATTTGAAGATTTCCTGGGACGCGAGCGCTTGCAAGAAATTGATATTCAATTACCAACTTTAGGTCACCGATATCGATTGCTACAATATACAGCGCTGATTATTCACGCTTCAGTCATGATTTTTCTCTTGACAATGGTTGCGATCGCTATATCTGTGTCTCTCAGTTCTCAATGGTTTGCATCAAGCGCTGTCATACTGTTTTTCTCTGGTATTTTAGTTCTCATTTTGGGGTTATTGTTGATTGCTATAGAAATTCGTATTTCCCATAAAGCGGTTTGTTACGAAGTCAAAAGAATTTCAGCACTGTGTAATTCAATGAATTGGGATTCGAGCTATTCAGCTAAGGAATGA